From the Polaribacter tangerinus genome, the window ATTTACAGATGCATACGTTGGAAAATTTTGGGCTTGGTCATTATTTTGGATGATACCTAGTTGTTTATATCCATAAAATACATTTAAGGGTTTTCCTAATGCATAAACTGAAATAGTTTGAGAACCAAAAGTGTTTTCTAGACTAAGACCTGTATCTAAGAATTTATTTTCGAAAAAATCTGTTATCAAGCCCGCATTAGCCTCTGAACCTATCGAAATAATTTCATTTCGATTTCTATTAAATGTTAGTGTTCCAGAAAGAGACAACTCTTGTTTTTTTAATAGAACTGCCTCTAATGTTACATCTACCCCTTTATTATCAATTTCACCATCGTTAACCAACATAAAATCAAAACCAGATGATAATGGGAGTACTTGATCTCTTAGTAAATCTGTTGTATTCTTGTAATAATAGTCAAACGTAACCTTTAATTTACTATCAAAAGCTTCAAAATCTGTTCCAATATTTAATTGAGCTGTAGATTCCCACTTAAGATTGTTATTTGCAATTCCTCTCCATTGAAACAACCTTCCTCCTGAAGAAGAATTTACACCTGGCCCAATAACAGTTTGCCACTGAGAACCATTGTAAAACTGGTCTTCTCCGAATCTAGATTGTGTTGAATACGCCTCTATACCGTCATTCCCAGAAACCCCATAACTAGCTCTTATTTTAAATTGGTTTATTTTATCAAAATGCTGCATAAACCTCTCGTCTAAAAGATTCCATGCTAAAGCTCCTGATGGAAAAAAGCCCCATTTACTATTTTTACCAAATTTAGAAGAACCATCAAATCTACCTGTTAATGTTAGTAAATACTTACTGTTTATAGAATAGTTAAGTCTTCCATAATATGAACTTAACCCCGTATTAAATTGAAAATTATCTACAAACTGATTTTCAACAGATGCACTTGATAGATTCTCATTTCCTAAAACATCATTAAGGAAATTCCTACCTTCTAAAAATAAACGCCTATCATTTGTAGATTGCTCAGAATTTCCAATCATAATAGTATAATTATGATTTTTAAAAGAATTTTTGTAGGTAATATAGTTTTCGAAAACTCTTTTAGAATCGGTTGTATTTTCAATACTTCCAATACCATCGTAAACTTGAGATAATGTTGATGGTAAATAATAATCTTTAATATTGGTGCCTGATTTAATATTGGCTCTTGAATTAAATGTAATTTGATCTGTAATTTTCCAATCTAAAAAACCTGAAACTAAAAAGTCTTCACTTTTGGTTTCATCAGTTATCTTTCCTCTTCTATATGCGGGATGAAAAAAATCGTTATCTGAAACCAAGTAAAAGCCTTCAGCTGGATTATTTGAATTATAAACCGGCCATAAAGGATTCCGTGTGTAATTCGTGAAATTATTATTTCTAAATTTTATGTTTGTATATGTTGTATTTAAAGTAAACTTTAAATTGTTTAGTAGTTTAATATTAAAAGTAGAAAACAAGTTAATTTTTTCGTAATTATTATCAATTTTACTCCCCTCTTGGCTCCAATGATTTAAATTAACATTGTATTTAATTTTATCTGAACCACCATAAACACCTAGATTAGTGTTTTGTATCTCACTTGACTTTCTGTAAACATAATCAGTCCAATCGGTATAATAAGGCCAATCTCCAGATCTAATTTGCTCTAAAGAAGGGTAGAAACCACCTTGTAACTCCTCATCTCCCGATGCACCAACATAAGGCACAACACCACCACCATTAATAGCATTTTCATTGGCTAACTCAGCCATTAATAATGTATTTTTCCATACATTCTCAAAATCTTTATTAAATGAAGAAGTTGTAGTTTGGGAAGTCAAGTATATGTTCATCCTATTTGCCTTACCTTGCTTTCTAGTAACTATAATTACACCATTTGCTCCTTGCGAGCCATAAATAGCTGAGGCAGACGCATCTTTTAAAACCTCTATAGATTCAATATCAGCAGGGTTTATCTCATCTAAACCTCCGGGATAAGGAAAGCCATCTATAACAATTAAAGGGGATGCGTTCCCTTTAATTGTACTAGAACCTCTTATTCTTAGGGTAGCTTGGCTACCTGGTTCATCAGATGTGTTTATAACATTTAATCCAGCTACTCTTCCTTGTAATAACTCCCCAGCATTTGAAGCAGGTATCCCTTTAATCTGCTCTGCCTTTACAGTGCTTACAGAACCTGTTAAGTCCTTTTTTCTAACATTTCCATAACCAATAATTACAATTTCATCCAAACTAGTTGAACTTTCTACTAAAATGACATTAATAATGTTTTTTTGGGAAACGAGAATATCCTGAGTTAAAAAACCAAGGTATGAGAAGCTTAAAATAGATTTTCTACTATTTACGCTAATAGTAAATTTACCGTCAAAATCAGTAACTGTAGCGTTTTTTGTATCTTTTTCAAAAACAGAAACTTGAGGAAGAAATTCTCCTTTCTGAGATAAAACTGTTCCTTTTATTTCTATCTTCTGAGCTACTCCTATAAAAGACAATAAAAAAAATAAGAAAATAAAATTAAGTTTTTTAAATGTTATCATAAATTAGACAGTTTTATTATTTTGTAAAAATATTAATATTGAAATTTCAAATATTTGTTAATTAACCAAATTAATGATACTATTATGAAAACAAATTAACAACTTCGAACAATAAAAAGTTTTAAACAGTATTATTTTTTGTCACAATTTATAAAATTGATTTAAAAATATTAGAAATATCGGTTTCATTCATTTTAGTAAGATTATAAGATAATAATCTTGACTGCTTTAATGTTCCTGTTGTTAGAGTATTTATATCTTTTTCAGTAATATTATAATCCGATAATTTAGTACTTAAGTTTAATTCTTTAATTAAACTTTCAATTTGATTAATTAAATAATTAGCTGCTTCTAGATCAGTACTGAAAATTACTTCTGAATTAATTATTCTAGACAAATCTGCATATAATGAAGTTGCCTTTTTTAAATTAAAACGCATTACAGGAATCATAACTAAAGCATTACTTTCTCCATGTGGTAAATTAAAAGAAACACCTAAAGGATATGATAATGCATGAACAGCACCAACACTGGCATTAGCAAATGCAAGACCTGCCAATGAAGACCCAATTAGCATATTTCTTCTTGACACTATGTTTGTACCTTTAAAAGTTGCTGTTTTTATATTATTAAACAACAATACAAATGCTTTTTTAGCTAAATTATCTGAAATGACATTCTTTCTAACTCCTGAGGTATAGGCCTCAATTGCATGAACCATAGCGTCAACACCTGTAGCTGCAGTTATTTTAGGTGGCAGTCCTGTGGTTAACTTTGCATCCAATAAAACAATATCGCATATTAAATGAGTATCAACTATTGGAGATTTACTTCCATCATCAGAAGTTACAACAGCAACCGGAGTAACCTCAGATCCAGTTCCAGAGGTGGTTGGTATTAAAGCAAGTGGTAATCTATCTCCTATCACTTTATTTACACCATAAATTTCTTCAATATTTTGAGGCGATTTTAATAAAACAGCAGCAATTTTAGCAATATCCATTGGGCTACCTCCACCAAAACCAACTACATAAGTGATTTCATGATTTTTACAAAATTCTACTATTTCTCTAACTGTTGATACTTTTGGTTCTGGTGCTACTTGATCAAAAACAAAAATATTAGCATCATTCTTTTCTAATGCTTTTATTGCTGGAGTTGCTATGTTTAGATTTATTAAATTTCTATCTGTAACAAATAAAACATTCCCTGTAATCTTCAACTCTTTATAAGTATCAACTTGATAAGTACAACTATCTCTTAAAACTATTTTATTCGGTGTGTTATATTCAAAATTTTCCATAAATAATTTTCTAATTTAAATCTCCAATACATCTGTATTTAACTTCTTGCCACTCTACTAATCCTTCACTTCCGCCATTTCGTCCTATTCCAGATTGTTTATAACCTCCAAAAGGAGCTCTAGGCGTTGAAAAAGAAACAGTATTCTCACCAATTATACCAGCCTTTAAAGCCTCTGAAACTCTCCAAGACCTTTTCCTGTCGTTTGAGTAAAAATATGCAGCCAAACCATGAATAGAATTATTTGCTAGCTTTATAACTTCTTCTTCAGAATCAAACTTTTGAATCATTGTTAATGGTCCAAAAATTTCACATTGACAAGGCATCATTTCATCAGATGCATTCGCTATAACTGTTGGTTCAAAAAAGCTTTTACCTAGTTTATGCCTTTTACCTCCAGTTAACAATTCTCCTCCCTTCAAAAGGGAATCTTTTATATAATTTTCCATATTTTCTGATGCCTCAATTGAAATTAATGGCCCCATATCAACGTCAGCGTCTAGACCATTTCCAACCTTAAGTAATTCAACTTTTTTAATAAATTTAACTATAAAATCATTATAAATACCTTTTTGAATAAAGACTCTATTAGTAGCAACACAAGCTTGTCCAGAATTCCTATACTTAGAAGAAATTAATCCTGTTAAAGCCGCATCTATATCTGCATCATCAAAAACTATAAACGGTGCATTTCCTCCTAGTTCAAGACTCATTTTCTTTACAGATTCCATTGCTTTTTTTGCAAGCATTATACCGGTAGCTGTAGATCCTGTAAAACTTATTTTATTTATTTTTAAATGAGATGTCAAAACATCTCCTATTTTTGGGGTATTTTTTTTATCACCAGTAATTACAGATAAGACACCTAGAGGTAAACCAGCATCAATTGCTAATTTGACTAAGGCTAAAGGCGTTAAAGGTGTCAATTCTGATGGTTTTATTACTACAGTACATCCTGCGGCTAAAGCTGGTGCAACTTCTCTCATAACCATTAGTGCTGGAAAATTCCAAGGTGTTATTGTTGCTCCAACACCAAGAGGCTCATGTGTAATTAATATTTTTTGATCTGTTTGATGCGCAGGCATCATTCTTCCTATTGGTCTTTGAGCTTCTTCTGCATACCAATCTAAAAAACTTGCCGAATAAACTATTTCACCTATTGACTCTTTTATAGTCTTTCCCTGTTCCATCGTCATTATTACAGCTAAATCATCTTTATTCTCTCTAATTAATTCAGCCCAACTTCTTAGTATATTAGACCTAAAATCTACAGTCTGATTTTTCCACATTTGAAAAGCTTCATTAGCAATTTCTATAGCCTTTATCGTCTCATGCTCTCCCATATTCGGAAGTGTACCAATACTCTCATTTGTAGCAGGATTCATTATATTAAATGTACTTTTATCAAAAGCATTACACCAATCTCCAATGATTGCCTTTGAACATAATAAGTCTTTATTTTTAATAATCATTTTTTTTAAATTTTACTAATTACTACTTAATCCTACTGTTAAACCTCCACATACAAATAGAGTTTGACCCGTAATAAAACTACAATTATCGTCTAGAAAAAAATTAACAGCATTACCTATATCAGCAGGAGTACCTATTCTTTTGACAGGTATAGCGTTAATTATTTCTTTTGTTTTAGAGCTTTCAGGTGGATTATTTTTTTTAAAAGCGTCTGTTTCAATTGGGCCTGGTGCAATTGTATTAACTGTAATTCCCTTAGAAGCTAACTCCAAAGACCATGTTTTAGACATTGCTGATAAAGCTCCCTTACTCCCAGAGTATGCGGTTCTTAATTCTTTTCCAAGAATTGTTCTACTTGTAATTGAAACTACACGACCGAAATTTGCATTTTTCATTGCCGGTAATAAACTTTGTAAACACAGAGTTGCCACCCAAGTATTAAGTGAAATCACTTTATTAAAATCTTCAAAACTAGTATCCTCTATAGGACTTGGTAATACAATGCCAACATTATTTATAAGTCTTAGTATTTTAAATTTACTTGTAACCTTATCAAGTACTTTTCTAGTTTCTATTTGATTAGAGAGATCTACTTTAAAAAAAAGTATACCTTCAGTATTTTCAGGTTCTACAACATCTAACACAATAGGACTATATCCCATTTTTAAAATTTCTTTTACAATACCTGCACCTATACCTAGGGCTCCCCCTGTTATTAAAACATATTTATGCTTCATCTTTTAATTTTATTTAAAATTTTACTGATAGTATTATTACCAAAATTAAATGAAAAATACTTTTAATTGTTAAGGATTCATAAAAACATTAGAAATCGACAGATTTAACGAAATCTTTGATTTCTTATGATAATGATTACTATATTTTGAATAATATCTTTGTAAAAATAATTTTCTTATTGATAAAAAAAAGATTAAATGACTGAATTTCTTAGTTTAGAAAAAGCAATACAAAAGTATGTAAAACCAAAAACTAGTGTTGCTTTAGAAGGGTTTACCCACCTAATACCTCACGCTGCAGGTTTAGAAATCATAAGGCAAAAAATTAATGATTTGCACTTATTTAGAATGACACCAGATATAATTTATGATCAATTGATTGGAATGGGATGCGTTAGCAAACTAACATTTTCTTGGGGTGGTAACCCTGGGGTTGGTTCTTTACATAGATTCAGAGATGCTTATGAAAATGAATTTCCAAATAAAATTGAATTTAAAGAACATGCGCATTCCGCTATGGCAAATGCATATGCAGCGGGAGCATCTGGGTTACCTTGTGCTATTTTTAAAGGATACTTAGGAACAAGTTACCCAGATATAAATGATGATATAAAATTTATGAAATGTCCTTTTTCTGAAGAAAAACTAACAATTATACCATCAATAAGACCTGATATTGGAATTATTCATGCCCAAAAAGCAGATAATAATGGTAATATTTGGATTAAAGGTATTTCAGGCAGTCAAAAAGAAGTATTAATGGCTTCAAAAAAAACAATCGTAACCGTTGAGGAAATTGTTGATATAATTGATGAAAAGAATGGTGGAACAATAATACCTAGGTGGGTAATTAATGCTATTTGTGTTGAACCTAATGGAGCATTTCCATCTTATGCAGAGGGATACTATAATCGTTATAATGCATTTTATAAAGAATGGGATACAATAAGTAAAGACCGTAAAACATTTAATAACTGGATGAATAAATTCGTCTTATCAACTAAAAATTATACGGAGTTTTTTAAAAAAATAAATAATGAAGAATAAAAATTTTACTTCTAAAGAAATGATGGTTGTCTCAGCATCTAGATTCCTTAAAGATGATGATATTGTTTTTATAGGAATAGGACTTCCAAGTCTAGCCGCAAATTTAGCAAAAAGAGTACAAGCGCCAAATATATCTATGATCTATGAAAGCGGAACATTAGATACAAAGCCAGAAAGACTGCCTTTATCTATTGGAGATGATGAATTAAGTAAAAAAGCTTTAGCTGTTATTTCTGTACCTGAGGTTTTTAACTATTACCTTCAGGGAGGTAAAATTGAAATTGGATTTTTAGGAGCGGCTCAGGTAGATAAATTTGGAAATATAAATACTACTATAATAGGTAAAGACTATAAAAATCCAAAAGTTAGACTACCAGGAGCTGGTGGAGCTCCTGAAATAGCTGCTTTTTGTAAAGACACATTAATTATGTTAAGACAAACAAAAAGAAACTTTGTAAATAAATTAGATTTTATTACTTCTGTAGGCTATGCTGATGGTAATAATAGTAGAGATAAATTAAATTTTGTTAGTAATGGTCCAAAAGCTATCATTACAGATTTAGGAATATTAGAACCTTGTAAAGTTACTCAAGAATTTATTTTAACACATATTCATGAAGGAGTAAGTATACAGGAGGTTAAAGATGCAACAGGTTGGCCATTAAAAATATCTGAAAATATTATAACTACCTCTTCTCCTTCATTAAAAGAATTAGAAATTTTAAGAAAATTAGAGGCTACACAAAATTAAAACAGATGAATAGAGTATATTTATATGACGGAATAAGATCTCCTTTTGGAAAATATGGGGGAGAATTAAGTACTACCAGACCTGATGACTTGATGGCTTATATATTAAAGAAATTAGTTGAGAGAAATAATAATATAAAAGACTTAATTGAAGATGTAGTAATTGGAGATTCTAATCAAGCAGGAGAAGATTCTAGAAACATTGCAAGAAACTCAGCATTATTAAGTGGAATATCAATAAATTCAGGTGGTATTACTGTAAATAGACTTTGTGGCAGTGGTTTAGCCGCTGTTCATCTTGCAACAAACTCATTAAAGTGTAATGAAGGTGAATTATATATTGCTGGAGGTGTAGAGAGTATGACTAGAGCTCCATTAATAATATCAAAAACTGAAAAAGCTTTTACAAGAAATATTGATGTAGCTGATTCTACAATTGGATGGAGATTTCCAAATAAAAACCTTTTGGATAGATTTGGTACCCACACTATGCCAGAAACATCAGATAATATTGGAAAAAAACTAAAAATCACAAGAGATGAAAGTGATTTATTTGCTTATCAATCTCAAATGAAATACAAGAATGCCCTAGAAACAGGATTTTTTGATGATGAAATTTTACCTTTTAAAATATTAGCTAGAAATAAAAGAGAGAATGAATTTATAATGACTGCAGACCAACATCCAAGGCTAAATACCTCATTAGAAGGGTTATCTAAATTAAAACCGATTAACAAGAACGGTGTGGCAACAGCAGGTAATTCATCAGGTATTAATGATGGTGCAGCGGCAATTTTATTAGGTACAGCTGCAATGAGCAATTTGTTAGGTAAAGAGCCAATAGTAGAAATAGTAGCTCACGCAGTATCTGGAGTAGAACCTATGTATATGGGACTTGGACCTGTAAAAGCATCTGAAAAAGTTTTAAAAAGAGCAGGATTAACAATTAATGATATGGATATTATAGAAATAAATGAAGCTTTCTCTACTCAAGTATTAGGTTGTTTAAAATCTCTAAAATTATCTTTTTCAGATAGCAGAATTAATCCTAATGGTGGCGCTATAGCTATTGGTCACCCGCTAGGAGCTTCTGGAGCTAGATTATTAATAACAGCAAGTAGAGAATTAAGAAGAATTGGAGGTAAATATGCTTTAGTTAGTTTATGTATTGGTATAGGACAAGGAATAGCTACTATCATTAAAAACCCTGATGTTAATTAATATCTCATTTTAAATATGCTTTTACCTTTAATATTCTAAGTTGATTAATTTGATTTTGACTTTCAGCATTAATATTCCTTATTTTACTTTTCATTTCTGTAAAATCTAAAAAATTATTTTTTTTGGAATCATAGGGTTCCCATGTATTTAAACCTTTTTTATTTGGATTTCCAGTTTTTGCAAATTGAACCCAATAAGAAATCATATTTTCGGCTACTTTATAGTCCTTTTTCTTAAAAGTATCATTTAAGTTATTGAACACATATTTTATTTCAGCACCATGGACAGCTCCTAACTTTGGATACTTTCTATTAGGCACAGAAAAACGATATTGATAAACTTGAGAAGATACATTATCCATACCTTTTAACAAATGTAATGAAGGCTCTAAAAACCAAGCATCAGTTATATATCGACTAACTGCTAATTTTACACTCTTATAAGAATTTGTAAAATAAAATTCTGAAATATGCTCTGCCCGAGAGGCATAAAAACTTTCTAAGCTTTTGGTAATGTCACTAATAGTTTTTTGTTTTATAAAGTTCCAATAATAATTACCTTCATCTTTATTTGTACCAATAATTATAGGAACGTCTGCTTGATTCCCTTTCATAAAAACAGATTCTTGAAAATCTTCTAATAGCCACCCATCAACTGTTATTCTTGTCTCATAGTAAGGTTCATCTCTTGTAATTAATTTTGCATCTAAAGCTCTTAACTTTTTAAGGGTATTTGTATCCTTTTTTGTCAAGTACTTTTTAGACCAATTTAAACCCAACGATTCAGCACTTGGAATGTTTGCGATTCCTTTTTTTAAATACGTAATATTTGGTTTTGCTGTATTAGACATAAAACCAAACATCCAAGGACTTTGAAGAATCGCTTTATGAAAAAGACCTTTTGATTGTTTAGAAGAGCATAGAACACTTACACAGGTTCCGCCTGCAGATTCACCAAAAATGGTTACATTCTCTGGATCTCCTCCAAATTTTGAAATATTTTTTTTTATCCATTTTAAAGCTAAAATCTGATCTAAAATTCCATAATTACCAGAGACCCCGTTTTCAGATTCTGCAGATAACTCTGGATGTGCTAAAAAACCTAATTGACCTAATCTATAATTTAAACTCACAAGTACAACACCTTTCTTAGCAAATTCAGATCCATCAGAATTTTCTCTAATACCAGTACCCATATTTAAACCACCTCCATGTATCCAAACCATTACTGGGACCTTTTTTTCATTATTTAAATTTGTTGAAAATATATTTAAATATAAGCAGTCTTCACTCATATTTTGAATTCCTGAACCGTTTACCCTCTGAGGGCATATAGGGCCTGGTGAATCACAAACTTTAACTCCCTCCCATTTATCCTCTTTTTGTGGAGCTCTCCACCTCAGATCTCCTACTGGAGGCTTTGCATATGGTATTCCTTTAAAAACGACTAGATTATTTTTAGCATCTTTTAATTCTCCTTTTAGGAAACCTGACTCTATTTTAACTAATGGAGTATCTACAATCTCTTGTTGTCCATATATTAAAGAACCATTCATAGTGAGAAAAAGAAAAAAGTATTTTACAAATTGATATTTACTTGAAAATTTTAGCATAATTTAAAAATTTAAAGGAATAAAAACCACCATTAAAGACTGTAGAATAAAAAAAATCAAAAAAGGAATAACCAAATACCCCATAACATCTCTAGCCTGTATTTTTATTCCAGCACCCATAATAGGTATAACTAATAATAAATAAAATGGCTGTAATAAATTAGTTAGACTTTCACCATATGCAATAGATAGAGACGCTTTTGCAATCATCTCTGTAACTTGTAACTGTGATAAATTAGCCCCAATCTCTTTAACCGCCTCTATAACACTGGGTCCAATTACAGCATATTCACCTCCACCAGATGGGATTGCAAAATTTACAATACCACCTATTAAATAAGAAAAAAAAGGGTATGTTTCTATTGTGGCAACTGAAGAAATTAATCCTGCTAAACTTTTGCCTAATCCAGTATTGGTCATTATTCCCATAATACCTGCATAAAAAGGAAACTGAAATAAAATTCCAGAAATATTACTACTTGCTCTTTTAATTGATATACTATATCTCATTGGAGTTTTATGAAGAAGTAAACCTAAAATTATAAAAGTAAAAATCATAATATTTAGATTTAAATCAAATCCATTTTTATAAAAATGATAACTAATAAAGTACCCTCCC encodes:
- a CDS encoding SusC/RagA family TonB-linked outer membrane protein encodes the protein MITFKKLNFIFLFFLLSFIGVAQKIEIKGTVLSQKGEFLPQVSVFEKDTKNATVTDFDGKFTISVNSRKSILSFSYLGFLTQDILVSQKNIINVILVESSTSLDEIVIIGYGNVRKKDLTGSVSTVKAEQIKGIPASNAGELLQGRVAGLNVINTSDEPGSQATLRIRGSSTIKGNASPLIVIDGFPYPGGLDEINPADIESIEVLKDASASAIYGSQGANGVIIVTRKQGKANRMNIYLTSQTTTSSFNKDFENVWKNTLLMAELANENAINGGGVVPYVGASGDEELQGGFYPSLEQIRSGDWPYYTDWTDYVYRKSSEIQNTNLGVYGGSDKIKYNVNLNHWSQEGSKIDNNYEKINLFSTFNIKLLNNLKFTLNTTYTNIKFRNNNFTNYTRNPLWPVYNSNNPAEGFYLVSDNDFFHPAYRRGKITDETKSEDFLVSGFLDWKITDQITFNSRANIKSGTNIKDYYLPSTLSQVYDGIGSIENTTDSKRVFENYITYKNSFKNHNYTIMIGNSEQSTNDRRLFLEGRNFLNDVLGNENLSSASVENQFVDNFQFNTGLSSYYGRLNYSINSKYLLTLTGRFDGSSKFGKNSKWGFFPSGALAWNLLDERFMQHFDKINQFKIRASYGVSGNDGIEAYSTQSRFGEDQFYNGSQWQTVIGPGVNSSSGGRLFQWRGIANNNLKWESTAQLNIGTDFEAFDSKLKVTFDYYYKNTTDLLRDQVLPLSSGFDFMLVNDGEIDNKGVDVTLEAVLLKKQELSLSGTLTFNRNRNEIISIGSEANAGLITDFFENKFLDTGLSLENTFGSQTISVYALGKPLNVFYGYKQLGIIQNNDQAQNFPTYASVNQPGDPYYADLSGDGIITSDDRVIIGDPNPDFTGSLALNFEYKKFKISTLFNGAFGYDILDTRKFERVTEKPLRWTGENTTNSWPSLRGDRGTPLFSDWYLADGSFLRIQNVNLAYTFNFPDIGIKSLKAYLNATNLHTFTSFKGYDPEVGTNGIYYGFRPRVRRFTIGFNINF
- a CDS encoding iron-containing alcohol dehydrogenase: MENFEYNTPNKIVLRDSCTYQVDTYKELKITGNVLFVTDRNLINLNIATPAIKALEKNDANIFVFDQVAPEPKVSTVREIVEFCKNHEITYVVGFGGGSPMDIAKIAAVLLKSPQNIEEIYGVNKVIGDRLPLALIPTTSGTGSEVTPVAVVTSDDGSKSPIVDTHLICDIVLLDAKLTTGLPPKITAATGVDAMVHAIEAYTSGVRKNVISDNLAKKAFVLLFNNIKTATFKGTNIVSRRNMLIGSSLAGLAFANASVGAVHALSYPLGVSFNLPHGESNALVMIPVMRFNLKKATSLYADLSRIINSEVIFSTDLEAANYLINQIESLIKELNLSTKLSDYNITEKDINTLTTGTLKQSRLLSYNLTKMNETDISNIFKSIL
- a CDS encoding NAD-dependent succinate-semialdehyde dehydrogenase, whose amino-acid sequence is MIIKNKDLLCSKAIIGDWCNAFDKSTFNIMNPATNESIGTLPNMGEHETIKAIEIANEAFQMWKNQTVDFRSNILRSWAELIRENKDDLAVIMTMEQGKTIKESIGEIVYSASFLDWYAEEAQRPIGRMMPAHQTDQKILITHEPLGVGATITPWNFPALMVMREVAPALAAGCTVVIKPSELTPLTPLALVKLAIDAGLPLGVLSVITGDKKNTPKIGDVLTSHLKINKISFTGSTATGIMLAKKAMESVKKMSLELGGNAPFIVFDDADIDAALTGLISSKYRNSGQACVATNRVFIQKGIYNDFIVKFIKKVELLKVGNGLDADVDMGPLISIEASENMENYIKDSLLKGGELLTGGKRHKLGKSFFEPTVIANASDEMMPCQCEIFGPLTMIQKFDSEEEVIKLANNSIHGLAAYFYSNDRKRSWRVSEALKAGIIGENTVSFSTPRAPFGGYKQSGIGRNGGSEGLVEWQEVKYRCIGDLN
- a CDS encoding SDR family oxidoreductase; translated protein: MKHKYVLITGGALGIGAGIVKEILKMGYSPIVLDVVEPENTEGILFFKVDLSNQIETRKVLDKVTSKFKILRLINNVGIVLPSPIEDTSFEDFNKVISLNTWVATLCLQSLLPAMKNANFGRVVSITSRTILGKELRTAYSGSKGALSAMSKTWSLELASKGITVNTIAPGPIETDAFKKNNPPESSKTKEIINAIPVKRIGTPADIGNAVNFFLDDNCSFITGQTLFVCGGLTVGLSSN
- a CDS encoding CoA transferase subunit A, translating into MTEFLSLEKAIQKYVKPKTSVALEGFTHLIPHAAGLEIIRQKINDLHLFRMTPDIIYDQLIGMGCVSKLTFSWGGNPGVGSLHRFRDAYENEFPNKIEFKEHAHSAMANAYAAGASGLPCAIFKGYLGTSYPDINDDIKFMKCPFSEEKLTIIPSIRPDIGIIHAQKADNNGNIWIKGISGSQKEVLMASKKTIVTVEEIVDIIDEKNGGTIIPRWVINAICVEPNGAFPSYAEGYYNRYNAFYKEWDTISKDRKTFNNWMNKFVLSTKNYTEFFKKINNEE
- a CDS encoding CoA-transferase subunit beta — translated: MKNKNFTSKEMMVVSASRFLKDDDIVFIGIGLPSLAANLAKRVQAPNISMIYESGTLDTKPERLPLSIGDDELSKKALAVISVPEVFNYYLQGGKIEIGFLGAAQVDKFGNINTTIIGKDYKNPKVRLPGAGGAPEIAAFCKDTLIMLRQTKRNFVNKLDFITSVGYADGNNSRDKLNFVSNGPKAIITDLGILEPCKVTQEFILTHIHEGVSIQEVKDATGWPLKISENIITTSSPSLKELEILRKLEATQN
- a CDS encoding acetyl-CoA C-acyltransferase encodes the protein MNRVYLYDGIRSPFGKYGGELSTTRPDDLMAYILKKLVERNNNIKDLIEDVVIGDSNQAGEDSRNIARNSALLSGISINSGGITVNRLCGSGLAAVHLATNSLKCNEGELYIAGGVESMTRAPLIISKTEKAFTRNIDVADSTIGWRFPNKNLLDRFGTHTMPETSDNIGKKLKITRDESDLFAYQSQMKYKNALETGFFDDEILPFKILARNKRENEFIMTADQHPRLNTSLEGLSKLKPINKNGVATAGNSSGINDGAAAILLGTAAMSNLLGKEPIVEIVAHAVSGVEPMYMGLGPVKASEKVLKRAGLTINDMDIIEINEAFSTQVLGCLKSLKLSFSDSRINPNGGAIAIGHPLGASGARLLITASRELRRIGGKYALVSLCIGIGQGIATIIKNPDVN
- a CDS encoding carboxylesterase/lipase family protein, with product MLKFSSKYQFVKYFFLFLTMNGSLIYGQQEIVDTPLVKIESGFLKGELKDAKNNLVVFKGIPYAKPPVGDLRWRAPQKEDKWEGVKVCDSPGPICPQRVNGSGIQNMSEDCLYLNIFSTNLNNEKKVPVMVWIHGGGLNMGTGIRENSDGSEFAKKGVVLVSLNYRLGQLGFLAHPELSAESENGVSGNYGILDQILALKWIKKNISKFGGDPENVTIFGESAGGTCVSVLCSSKQSKGLFHKAILQSPWMFGFMSNTAKPNITYLKKGIANIPSAESLGLNWSKKYLTKKDTNTLKKLRALDAKLITRDEPYYETRITVDGWLLEDFQESVFMKGNQADVPIIIGTNKDEGNYYWNFIKQKTISDITKSLESFYASRAEHISEFYFTNSYKSVKLAVSRYITDAWFLEPSLHLLKGMDNVSSQVYQYRFSVPNRKYPKLGAVHGAEIKYVFNNLNDTFKKKDYKVAENMISYWVQFAKTGNPNKKGLNTWEPYDSKKNNFLDFTEMKSKIRNINAESQNQINQLRILKVKAYLK